The following proteins come from a genomic window of Paenibacillus sp. CAA11:
- a CDS encoding YhgE/Pip family protein — MKSLSVFFKDVRSGSKKPLTVISVIAVIFIPILYSGMLISAFWDPYGHLDELPVAVVNTDKGAVYEGKELHVGSDLVSELKKNTDFKWKFVTEEEANKGIQNNSYYMKITIPEDFSSKATTLMDDHPQPAELVYEPNGDYNFIAGQIGNSAIKDIKAKVNAKVIESYTNSLFDSVTDISSGLAEAGSGATDLKEGAGKLADGTAKLKANLNKLVTGTTDLANGISPLKSGVTKLDRGASDLSKGASDLSSGLDQLNAAHKKLESGTSQAVAGVDKLSGGLVSAQDANKQLNQGIHSSSDGAVKLQQGLKTSADSAAKIADGAKGVAQGLEQLTKANPELAKDPSIQKLLAASQSVAQGTQQLEQGQQQLLSGSEQLVQGNQKLAAGSDQVVAGGERLVSGAKELQAAGPQLTAGMKQFGQKLSEAASGSHKLASGASQLTAGTHTLSQGVTKLTSGVDAITSGSRQLDEGAGTLNNGMSDLVSGTGKLADKLTEAADKTSEVKGTDERVSMYADPVQLSEDTSRKISGYGTGIAPYFLSLGLFVGALISTIILPMRGTSVEGATGWQRFVSRTLTFGLMSLFQSLMASVITLGMIGLKVQSVPKFYLFTFITSLTFMLIVQAIVTWLDQPGRFIAILLLIFQLTSSAGTFPLELLPSWMQPINPWLPMTHSVEGFKAVIASGDFSLMWSQIELLLVYAVIFVVITLLYFLIRTPKNSAAQPEELVHA, encoded by the coding sequence ATGAAATCATTGTCCGTGTTTTTTAAGGACGTGAGATCCGGGTCGAAGAAACCGCTGACCGTGATCTCTGTGATTGCCGTCATTTTTATTCCGATTCTGTACAGCGGCATGCTGATTTCAGCGTTCTGGGATCCATACGGCCATCTGGACGAGCTTCCGGTTGCTGTAGTTAATACAGACAAGGGAGCGGTGTATGAGGGGAAAGAGCTTCATGTGGGAAGTGACCTCGTGAGCGAATTGAAGAAGAATACGGACTTTAAGTGGAAATTCGTGACCGAGGAAGAGGCCAACAAAGGGATTCAGAACAACAGCTATTACATGAAGATTACGATTCCTGAAGATTTCTCTAGCAAAGCTACGACGCTGATGGATGATCATCCGCAGCCGGCAGAACTTGTATATGAACCTAACGGGGATTACAACTTTATTGCAGGACAGATTGGAAACAGTGCGATCAAAGATATCAAGGCTAAAGTAAATGCAAAAGTGATTGAATCTTATACAAACAGCTTGTTTGATTCTGTCACTGATATTTCCAGTGGCTTGGCCGAAGCAGGCAGCGGAGCTACCGACCTGAAGGAAGGTGCGGGCAAGCTCGCAGATGGAACAGCGAAGCTGAAGGCCAACCTGAATAAGCTGGTAACGGGCACAACGGACCTTGCAAACGGCATTAGTCCACTGAAGAGCGGGGTTACCAAGCTTGATAGAGGCGCCTCTGATCTTAGCAAGGGAGCGTCTGATCTCTCTAGTGGGCTGGATCAGTTAAATGCTGCTCACAAGAAGCTGGAGAGCGGAACTTCTCAGGCGGTTGCCGGTGTAGACAAGCTGAGCGGCGGACTGGTGTCCGCTCAGGATGCGAACAAGCAGCTGAACCAAGGTATTCATTCTTCATCTGATGGAGCCGTGAAGCTGCAGCAGGGTCTGAAGACTTCTGCCGACAGTGCAGCGAAGATTGCCGACGGGGCGAAGGGCGTGGCTCAAGGTCTGGAGCAGCTGACCAAGGCGAATCCGGAGCTTGCTAAGGACCCTTCGATTCAGAAGCTTCTGGCTGCAAGCCAAAGCGTTGCTCAGGGTACACAGCAGTTGGAGCAGGGGCAGCAGCAGCTTCTGTCCGGTAGTGAACAGCTCGTACAGGGCAACCAGAAGCTGGCAGCAGGCAGTGATCAAGTTGTTGCCGGAGGCGAGCGGTTGGTTAGCGGAGCTAAAGAACTGCAGGCAGCGGGTCCTCAGCTTACTGCAGGCATGAAGCAGTTTGGCCAGAAGTTGTCTGAGGCGGCAAGCGGTAGCCATAAGTTAGCTAGCGGCGCAAGCCAATTGACAGCCGGAACCCACACGCTCAGTCAAGGAGTGACGAAGCTGACCAGTGGAGTGGACGCAATTACGAGCGGTTCGCGCCAGCTGGATGAAGGGGCAGGTACCCTGAACAACGGCATGAGCGATCTTGTGAGTGGTACAGGCAAGCTGGCCGACAAGCTGACCGAAGCCGCGGACAAGACTTCCGAGGTCAAGGGTACGGATGAACGGGTATCGATGTATGCCGATCCTGTACAATTATCCGAGGATACCAGCCGTAAGATCAGCGGTTATGGAACAGGGATTGCGCCATACTTCCTGTCTCTGGGGTTATTCGTCGGCGCGCTGATCTCCACGATTATTCTGCCTATGCGCGGAACATCGGTAGAAGGCGCTACGGGCTGGCAGCGTTTCGTCAGCCGCACGTTGACCTTTGGATTGATGAGTTTGTTCCAGTCCTTAATGGCGTCGGTAATTACACTAGGAATGATTGGTCTCAAGGTTCAAAGTGTGCCTAAATTTTATTTATTCACCTTTATTACGAGTCTCACATTCATGCTGATTGTTCAGGCAATTGTGACATGGCTGGATCAGCCAGGGCGCTTTATTGCGATCCTGCTCTTGATCTTCCAACTGACAAGCAGTGCGGGAACGTTCCCGCTGGAACTTCTTCCAAGCTGGATGCAGCCGATCAATCCATGGCTTCCGATGACGCATTCGGTGGAGGGCTTCAAGGCAGTGATCGCCAGCGGCGACTTCAGCTTGATGTGGTCTCAAATTGAGTTGCTTCTCGTGTATGCCGTAATTTTTGTAGTAATTACACTGCTTTATTTCTTGATCCGTACGCCAAAAAACTCGGCCGCCCAGCCGGAGGAATTGGTTCACGCATAA
- the gltB gene encoding glutamate synthase large subunit has product MKHTDIPAKQGLYDPMFEKDACGMGFVAHIKGKPSHSIVSQALTMLSNMEHRGGQGSEPNSGDGAGILLQIPHQFFAAESEKLGFTLPEPGKYGLGMLFLPHDEAVRSAQEARLAEIIEEEGQKLLGFRTVPTQDDMLGKSAKAAKPYVRQVFVAASEDIQDELAFERKLYVIRRRAELAIRYGGAEQGDAFYMSSFSCRKVVYKGMLTTEQVGQFYVDLQDERLESAIALVHSRFSTNTFPSWERAHPYRFMIHNGEINTLRGNVNWMRARQSLFQSEVFGSDLEKIKPVINPDGSDTGMFDNTFEFLYLSGRSLPHVAMMMVPEPWNNHESMDDDKKAFYEYHSTLMEPWDGPAAMGFTDGVQIGAILDRNGLRPSRYYVTKDDLIVLSSEAGVLDIAPENVLYKDRLRPGRMLLVDTKEGRIISDEEVKAAIAAEKPYRDWLDEHMIKLEELPDAPELPEPKHDNVTQQQLAFGYTYEELRKVIEPMASTGAEALASMGYDAPIAVLSERPQRLYSYFKQMFAQVTNPPIDAIREELVTSTATTIGPERDLLNPEPESCRQIRLESPILSNEDFAKLRHVHRPGFRSMTIPILFPAGEGAEGMRKAIDVLCEAADRVIEKGHNILILSDRGVDAENAAIPALLAVSSLHHHLIRKETRTKVSILLESGEPREVHHYALLLGYGVSAVNPYLAFETLSDMMAQGMLRGLTLEKAIKNYIKAATKGVIKVLSKMGISTIQSYRGAQIFEAVGLKSSFVDRYFTWTPSRIGGIGLEEVAMETLAQHYRAFTDREGKDEVLDSGGDYQWRSGGEEHLFNPQTIHLLQQAVRTGDYATYKKYAALVQGEHERHLTLRSLLKLKAVGPKIPLEEVESAASIMTRFKTGAMSFGSISKEAHETIAIAMNRIGGKSNSGEGGEDPARFIPEANGDSRRSAIKQVASGRFGVTSHYLVNADEIQIKMAQGAKPGEGGQLPGRKVYPWVAEVRGSTPGVGLISPPPHHDIYSIEDLAELIYDLKNANPRARINVKLVSEAGVGTIAAGVAKGRADVILVSGYDGGTGASPQGSIRHAGLPWELGVAETHQTLMLNNLRDRVVLETDGKMLSGRDLAVAALLGAEEYGFSTAPLVAVGCIMMRVCQMDTCPVGVATQNPELRKNFMGDPQHVVNFMKFVAEDLREWMAELGFRNLNDMIGRLDCIEPDQAITHWKKKGVDLSGLLHMPELPEGASRYCTRQQNHGIEETLDYKKLLSIASPALERGEAVSAHLPITNVDRATGTLLGSEVTRLYGAAGLPEDTISLHFEGSAGQSFGAFVPKGMTMTVEGDANDYTGKGLSGGKLIVKPSPKATFAAEENIIAGNTSFYGATSGEAYVSGIAGERFAVRNSGANIVVEGVGDHGCEYMTGGRVVVLGETGRNFAAGMSGGIAYVLDPDNTFLSRCNLEMVLLERVEDPAEQEQLRTLISRHVLYTDSAIGRRVLDQWSEVLPSFVRVIPKDYKRMLEQIRKVHDEGLQGEEALLAAFEANMRELARAGN; this is encoded by the coding sequence ATGAAACATACTGACATTCCCGCCAAACAGGGCCTGTACGATCCAATGTTCGAAAAAGATGCCTGCGGCATGGGCTTTGTAGCTCATATTAAAGGCAAGCCTTCTCATTCTATTGTCAGCCAGGCGCTGACCATGCTCAGCAATATGGAGCACCGTGGAGGACAGGGCAGTGAGCCCAATTCCGGCGACGGTGCCGGTATTCTGCTGCAGATCCCGCATCAATTCTTTGCCGCAGAAAGCGAGAAGCTCGGCTTCACTCTTCCTGAGCCCGGTAAGTACGGGTTAGGCATGCTGTTTCTGCCCCATGATGAAGCTGTAAGAAGCGCACAGGAGGCTCGCCTTGCCGAAATTATCGAAGAAGAGGGACAGAAGCTGCTGGGTTTCCGCACCGTTCCAACACAGGATGATATGCTCGGCAAATCGGCCAAAGCGGCTAAGCCCTATGTGCGGCAAGTGTTTGTAGCTGCCAGTGAAGATATTCAGGATGAGCTTGCCTTTGAGCGCAAGCTGTATGTCATTCGCCGCCGCGCTGAGCTGGCGATCCGCTATGGAGGAGCAGAACAGGGAGATGCCTTCTACATGTCCAGCTTTTCCTGCCGCAAAGTAGTCTATAAAGGGATGCTCACTACGGAACAGGTGGGTCAGTTCTATGTTGACCTGCAGGATGAGCGGCTTGAATCCGCGATTGCCCTGGTGCACTCTCGCTTCAGTACCAATACGTTCCCTAGCTGGGAACGGGCGCATCCATACAGATTTATGATCCACAATGGCGAGATCAATACGCTCCGGGGGAATGTCAATTGGATGCGTGCTCGTCAGTCACTGTTCCAGAGTGAAGTGTTCGGCAGTGATCTCGAGAAGATAAAGCCCGTTATCAATCCGGACGGTTCCGATACGGGCATGTTCGATAATACGTTTGAATTCCTGTACCTTAGCGGCCGTTCCCTGCCTCATGTTGCCATGATGATGGTACCTGAGCCGTGGAATAACCACGAGAGTATGGATGACGACAAGAAGGCCTTTTACGAATACCACAGCACGCTTATGGAGCCTTGGGATGGCCCGGCGGCTATGGGCTTCACGGATGGGGTGCAAATCGGGGCGATCCTAGACCGTAACGGTCTGCGCCCATCCCGGTATTATGTCACCAAAGACGATCTGATTGTCCTCTCTTCAGAGGCCGGGGTACTGGATATTGCACCGGAGAATGTACTGTACAAGGACCGTCTGCGTCCTGGTCGTATGCTGTTAGTGGATACGAAGGAAGGGCGGATTATTTCGGACGAGGAAGTTAAGGCGGCTATCGCGGCAGAGAAGCCTTACCGCGATTGGCTGGATGAGCATATGATCAAGCTGGAGGAGCTGCCGGATGCACCGGAGCTGCCGGAGCCGAAGCATGATAATGTAACGCAGCAGCAGCTGGCGTTCGGCTACACCTATGAGGAGCTGCGCAAGGTGATTGAGCCTATGGCTTCTACGGGTGCAGAAGCTTTGGCTTCCATGGGCTATGATGCGCCAATAGCGGTGCTGTCAGAACGTCCTCAGCGTCTGTACAGCTACTTTAAGCAGATGTTCGCCCAGGTAACCAACCCGCCGATCGATGCTATTCGTGAGGAGCTGGTAACCTCGACGGCTACGACGATCGGACCGGAGCGAGATCTGCTCAATCCGGAGCCGGAGAGCTGCCGGCAAATTCGTCTGGAGTCGCCGATTCTCTCCAACGAGGACTTTGCCAAGCTGCGCCATGTTCATCGTCCAGGGTTCCGCTCGATGACTATCCCGATTCTATTCCCGGCAGGAGAGGGTGCAGAAGGGATGCGCAAGGCCATTGATGTCCTCTGCGAGGCGGCGGATCGGGTCATTGAGAAGGGACACAACATTCTGATTCTGTCCGACCGTGGGGTCGATGCGGAGAATGCAGCGATTCCAGCCCTGCTGGCGGTGTCCAGCCTGCATCACCACTTGATCCGTAAGGAGACACGGACAAAGGTCAGCATTCTGTTGGAATCCGGCGAACCGCGTGAAGTTCATCACTATGCACTGCTGCTCGGTTATGGTGTGAGTGCGGTCAATCCTTACCTGGCATTCGAGACACTGAGCGACATGATGGCTCAGGGAATGCTTCGTGGTCTGACGCTGGAGAAGGCGATCAAGAATTACATCAAGGCGGCTACCAAAGGAGTAATTAAGGTCTTGTCCAAGATGGGCATCTCCACGATTCAGTCCTACCGTGGTGCGCAAATTTTTGAAGCGGTTGGTCTGAAATCTTCCTTCGTGGACCGGTATTTCACCTGGACCCCTTCCCGTATCGGGGGAATCGGTCTGGAAGAGGTGGCCATGGAGACGCTGGCCCAGCATTATCGTGCCTTTACGGATAGAGAAGGCAAAGATGAGGTGCTGGATTCGGGTGGAGATTATCAATGGAGAAGCGGCGGCGAGGAGCATCTGTTCAACCCGCAGACGATTCACTTGCTGCAGCAAGCCGTTCGGACGGGGGATTATGCCACCTATAAGAAATATGCTGCCCTGGTTCAAGGAGAGCACGAGCGCCATTTGACACTGCGTTCCCTGCTGAAGTTGAAGGCTGTAGGTCCGAAGATTCCGCTGGAAGAGGTGGAATCAGCGGCATCTATTATGACCCGCTTCAAGACGGGTGCCATGTCCTTCGGCTCCATCAGTAAAGAAGCGCATGAGACGATCGCTATTGCGATGAACCGGATTGGCGGCAAGAGCAATTCTGGTGAAGGCGGTGAAGACCCGGCTCGCTTCATTCCTGAGGCTAACGGCGATTCCCGCCGCAGTGCGATCAAGCAGGTGGCATCAGGACGCTTCGGGGTTACATCGCATTATCTGGTGAATGCGGATGAGATTCAGATCAAGATGGCGCAAGGGGCGAAGCCGGGTGAAGGCGGTCAGCTGCCAGGACGCAAGGTCTATCCATGGGTAGCTGAAGTTCGCGGCTCTACGCCAGGCGTAGGCTTGATCTCTCCGCCGCCGCATCACGATATCTATTCCATCGAGGACCTGGCGGAGCTGATCTATGATCTGAAGAATGCCAATCCGCGTGCCCGTATCAATGTGAAGCTGGTATCGGAAGCTGGCGTGGGCACCATCGCTGCCGGTGTGGCCAAGGGCCGCGCGGATGTCATCCTGGTCAGCGGCTATGATGGCGGTACAGGCGCTTCCCCGCAAGGCTCGATCCGCCACGCGGGTCTGCCTTGGGAGCTGGGCGTGGCTGAAACGCATCAGACTCTGATGCTGAACAATCTGCGCGACCGCGTGGTGCTTGAGACAGACGGGAAGATGCTGAGCGGCCGCGATCTGGCTGTGGCTGCCCTGCTCGGAGCGGAAGAATACGGCTTCTCCACAGCACCGCTCGTAGCTGTAGGCTGCATAATGATGCGGGTGTGTCAGATGGATACCTGCCCGGTTGGTGTAGCTACCCAGAATCCGGAGCTGCGTAAGAACTTTATGGGCGATCCACAGCATGTGGTGAACTTCATGAAGTTTGTAGCTGAGGACCTGCGGGAATGGATGGCGGAGCTTGGGTTCCGCAATCTGAATGACATGATCGGCCGTCTGGACTGCATCGAGCCGGATCAGGCGATCACGCACTGGAAGAAGAAAGGCGTAGATCTCAGCGGACTGCTGCATATGCCTGAGCTGCCAGAAGGTGCGAGCCGCTACTGCACCCGCCAGCAGAATCACGGTATCGAAGAGACGCTGGATTACAAGAAGCTGCTGAGCATCGCCTCTCCTGCTTTGGAGCGCGGCGAGGCGGTCAGTGCGCATCTGCCGATCACCAACGTGGACCGGGCGACAGGTACGCTGCTGGGCAGTGAAGTTACTCGCCTATACGGAGCAGCCGGCTTGCCGGAGGACACTATCAGCCTTCATTTTGAAGGCTCGGCAGGCCAGAGCTTCGGAGCGTTTGTGCCGAAGGGCATGACGATGACGGTCGAAGGCGATGCGAACGACTATACCGGCAAGGGCTTGTCCGGCGGGAAGCTGATCGTTAAGCCATCCCCGAAGGCCACCTTTGCGGCCGAAGAGAACATCATTGCGGGCAATACCTCTTTCTATGGCGCGACAAGCGGAGAGGCTTATGTCAGCGGTATTGCAGGCGAGCGGTTTGCGGTGCGTAATTCGGGCGCGAACATTGTGGTCGAAGGCGTGGGAGACCATGGCTGTGAGTACATGACCGGCGGGCGAGTAGTTGTTCTCGGCGAGACGGGCCGGAATTTTGCGGCAGGGATGTCCGGCGGCATAGCTTATGTGCTCGACCCCGACAATACCTTCCTCAGCCGCTGCAACCTGGAAATGGTGCTGCTGGAACGGGTGGAGGATCCGGCTGAGCAGGAACAGCTTCGCACCTTGATCAGCCGTCACGTGCTGTACACGGACAGTGCAATCGGGCGGCGGGTTCTTGATCAGTGGTCCGAGGTGCTGCCTTCCTTTGTACGGGTGATTCCTAAGGATTACAAGCGGATGCTGGAACAGATCCGCAAGGTGCACGATGAAGGCCTTCAGGGTGAAGAAGCACTGCTTGCAGCTTTCGAAGCCAACATGCGTGAATTGGCGAGAGCAGGGAATTAA
- the rfbD gene encoding dTDP-4-dehydrorhamnose reductase — translation MNGLRRRRLKLEKEKVLVTGAKGQLGWDVVREYEQRGYTVYGLGRDELDITDAEACQKAAVLVKPKIAIHCAAYTKVDNAEMDADEAYRINAYGTRNVAAAAAGVGAKLVGVSTDYVFNGKSTVPYDEFCAVDPINVYGRSKWAGEQLIRQVHARHYIVRTSWVYGAAGNNFVKTMLRLGAERPMVQVVRDQIGSPTYTADLAKSIADLTVTERYGTYHICGGGHCSWHEFAEAIFGLAGLSVQTVPILSKDYPQAAARPGYSVLNCRSLRLNGLAEPRPWRDALADFLSSYKGRKSKSP, via the coding sequence ATGAATGGGCTAAGAAGGAGGCGGCTAAAGCTGGAGAAGGAGAAGGTATTGGTCACAGGTGCGAAGGGGCAGCTTGGCTGGGATGTGGTGCGGGAATATGAGCAGCGGGGATATACAGTTTATGGGCTGGGCAGGGATGAGCTGGATATTACGGATGCAGAGGCATGTCAAAAGGCGGCAGTCTTGGTTAAACCGAAGATTGCAATTCACTGTGCAGCTTATACGAAGGTGGACAATGCCGAAATGGATGCGGATGAGGCTTACCGCATTAACGCTTACGGTACTCGGAACGTAGCAGCTGCGGCGGCGGGTGTGGGAGCCAAACTGGTAGGGGTCAGTACGGATTATGTGTTCAATGGCAAATCTACCGTCCCTTATGACGAATTTTGTGCAGTAGACCCGATCAATGTGTACGGGCGTTCCAAATGGGCGGGAGAGCAGCTGATCCGCCAGGTTCATGCCCGGCATTACATTGTGCGCACCTCCTGGGTATATGGTGCAGCAGGGAACAATTTTGTGAAGACCATGCTGAGGCTTGGAGCTGAACGGCCCATGGTTCAAGTTGTCCGCGATCAGATAGGCTCGCCTACGTATACCGCAGATCTTGCCAAGTCCATCGCTGATTTGACGGTAACAGAGCGTTATGGGACCTATCATATTTGCGGCGGGGGCCACTGCTCCTGGCATGAGTTTGCGGAGGCGATATTTGGGCTGGCTGGGCTTAGCGTTCAGACCGTTCCCATCCTCTCCAAGGATTATCCGCAGGCTGCCGCCCGCCCGGGCTATTCGGTTCTCAACTGCAGATCGCTGCGCTTGAACGGGCTGGCCGAGCCCCGTCCTTGGAGAGACGCGCTGGCGGATTTCCTAAGTAGCTATAAGGGGCGTAAGAGCAAAAGTCCATAA
- a CDS encoding ABC transporter ATP-binding protein, with amino-acid sequence MSQEPVVRMSGVSKRVGSKTLIDQLTLDIQPGQVFGFLGPNGAGKTTTIRMMVGLMSISEGDIFIGGASVRHDFERAMSMVGAIVENPEMYKFLTGYQNLLHYARMTPGVTKQRIDEVIARVGLTGRIHEKVKTYSLGMRQRLGVAQALLHRPKLLVLDEPTNGLDPQGIRELRDYLRELAEQEGTTVFVSSHLLSEMELMCDRVAVIKQGKLVDVKELRGEGVSEQLLETVFEVNDPSQAAALIGSGRVESGRFIVSTDREGTARINAKLVAGGILVYSIQVHTRSLEDQFLEMTGGGQIV; translated from the coding sequence ATGAGCCAGGAACCGGTTGTCCGGATGTCGGGCGTCAGCAAGAGAGTCGGCAGCAAGACGCTGATTGACCAGCTGACACTGGATATTCAGCCGGGTCAGGTGTTTGGCTTCCTTGGTCCTAACGGGGCAGGGAAGACTACGACCATCCGAATGATGGTCGGTCTGATGTCGATCTCAGAGGGAGATATCTTCATAGGTGGAGCTAGTGTCCGCCATGACTTTGAACGAGCTATGTCTATGGTTGGAGCCATTGTAGAGAACCCGGAAATGTACAAATTCCTCACCGGTTATCAGAACCTGCTTCACTACGCGCGCATGACGCCGGGGGTAACTAAGCAGAGAATCGATGAGGTTATTGCAAGAGTGGGGCTAACCGGCCGCATTCACGAGAAGGTCAAGACCTATTCTCTCGGCATGCGCCAGCGCCTTGGCGTTGCACAGGCGCTGCTGCACAGGCCGAAGCTGCTGGTGTTGGACGAGCCTACCAACGGTCTGGACCCGCAGGGCATTCGCGAGCTCCGTGACTATCTGCGCGAACTTGCTGAGCAGGAAGGAACCACCGTGTTTGTATCCAGTCATTTGTTGTCCGAGATGGAGCTTATGTGTGACAGGGTGGCTGTAATCAAACAGGGGAAGCTTGTTGATGTGAAAGAGCTCCGGGGCGAAGGGGTTTCTGAACAGCTTCTGGAGACGGTGTTCGAGGTTAATGATCCGTCACAGGCTGCCGCGCTCATCGGCTCCGGCAGAGTGGAGTCCGGGCGGTTTATCGTGTCGACTGATCGTGAGGGCACGGCTAGGATCAATGCCAAGCTGGTGGCTGGAGGAATTCTGGTCTATAGCATCCAAGTTCACACCCGTTCACTGGAGGATCAATTCTTGGAAATGACGGGAGGCGGGCAAATTGTCTGA
- a CDS encoding ABC transporter permease: MSDYLKLIQNENMKIYRRLRTWIMVGITLLIPLLLAVVIVTNMDRGDISAWEAMDTLNGFYLMVSIFSAIVFADIVAAEFTWGTIKLLLIRPWKRTKILASKLLAALLFALFLSVLFFGFVWIISFLLFPTEGVATSDIFPSGYTPLAYTLESMLYRFVDMLVIAIFAFMLSAVFRSGGLAIGLSIFLFFAGNIFRSLLDPEVYSWSKYVLFTNMGLSRYMFSSEGPAGMTLGFSATMLAIYVILFLALSWLVFNKRDVAA; the protein is encoded by the coding sequence TTGTCTGATTACTTGAAGCTGATTCAGAACGAGAATATGAAAATATACAGACGTCTGCGGACCTGGATTATGGTCGGCATAACACTGTTGATTCCATTGCTGCTAGCAGTTGTTATAGTAACAAATATGGATAGGGGGGACATTAGCGCATGGGAGGCGATGGACACCCTGAATGGATTTTATTTGATGGTATCCATCTTCTCAGCTATTGTGTTTGCAGATATTGTTGCTGCGGAGTTCACCTGGGGAACGATCAAGCTGCTGCTGATCCGTCCGTGGAAGCGCACTAAGATTCTTGCTTCCAAGCTGCTCGCGGCACTGCTTTTTGCACTATTTCTGTCTGTTCTATTTTTTGGTTTTGTCTGGATTATCTCTTTCCTGCTCTTTCCAACCGAAGGCGTGGCGACAAGTGATATATTTCCGTCCGGGTATACTCCGCTAGCCTACACGCTGGAGTCGATGCTGTACCGGTTTGTTGATATGCTGGTGATCGCCATCTTTGCTTTTATGCTGTCGGCCGTGTTCCGTTCGGGAGGCCTGGCTATCGGTCTATCGATATTTTTGTTCTTTGCCGGCAATATCTTCAGATCCTTGCTTGATCCGGAAGTGTATTCATGGAGCAAATACGTCCTATTCACAAATATGGGGCTTTCGCGGTATATGTTTTCATCCGAAGGCCCGGCAGGCATGACCCTCGGCTTCTCGGCGACGATGCTGGCGATCTATGTGATTCTATTCCTCGCTTTATCTTGGCTTGTATTTAATAAGCGGGATGTGGCGGCATAG